CGCGCACTTCCTTATGCTTCGGGTGCTGAATGACCGTAGATGGGAGGTTGTAGAACGAGAAGAAGTCGGTAATCTTGTGCGTCTCAGGATCTTCTACCACATATGACCACACAACTTGCTCCTTTCCTGCGCCATCCTTGTGTACCAACCAATGCTCGATTTCCTCTTTTGTGAAAGCCTGGTTCATATCAAAGCGCTTCAGATACCGCTCGAGCAAGTCGTGGACGGcgtcaatatccttgatctcCATGGGACGCAGTCCAGGCGTAGATGTAGTGCTGGGAAGATGATTCTTGGTGATCTGGCGGGCTTTGGTAGAGCCATGAGGAAGGGGTGAGAAGCCGACCTCATAAAGCTTCAGCCAGTCCAACGGACGGTGGTAGTAGCGGCAGGAGCTGACTGGCGTAGGCAAAACCACACCAGCAGTATAGATGGCTTGGTAGATTCCATTCAGGTAGCAGCGACGGGTGATCTCCTTGATGAGAACGGGAGTCAAACGCTTAGACCGCAGTTTCTTGTGGATACAGAGGAAGTTGATTTCCGTcaccttgagcttctgaTCGCGAACACGGATCTCGGTAGGCACACCGCAAATGGATGCGACAAGCTTCTTAGACTTGGTAGCGCGAACGCCCACATgccattcttttctccaaCCGGGAGACATCAGAGCCCTATGATGTTCGTAAATATTAGTTTACATTAATCTACCTCATGTCATGTTAAGATATTTATGCCAATGTTAATAACGACGTACCAATGCAAAAATGACTGGGAGTATCTAAAGCGGAACATGGCGTTATCGTCCTCCACGTAGTGGTATGTCAACAAATCCCACAATTCCTGCAGCTCGGTCTCGTTGGTCAAATCAAGAGTTGTCCACTCGAAACCTTCAATGAGCTGATCGGGCTCCTTCGACACCTTCTCGGGGTCGATGATCTTAATGGGACCTCCGCTGGCATTGCTGGTCTCATCGAAACGGGGTACGGGTTGTGTCTGCCAGAACCTGTACGAAGCCATgtccttctggttcttcccACCGACCGATAGACCAGTCAGCAGCTCGGAGATGGTCATTTTGCGCAATGCCTCCGCAGCGTCTTTCTTGTCCATTCCGGCCAGCTCGTTCTTCAGCGCCGGGTTATTCTCCAATAGcttctccgccatcttgGGGGTGATTGTCgcatccttgagcttttgcTCAGAGCTACCTGCTTGTGTGTCTTCAGCCTGGGGCGCTTTGCCCTTGGTATCCTTAGGGTCCGACATCACGGCGGgcgagatgatgatgaggggtTAAGATTTAAGCGGGTTGAGTGCGGAAGGTTTTCAGGTCCGGCGCCCCACGTCACGCCAATTTCGCGGGGTCAAGCTTAATAAATAGTAGTAATCATAAATTCATTGATAAGTAAACAATTCACTCACTTAAACCACAACGATGGAGCCAAAATCCACTTGGCGCATTCTCTAGCATATTTTTCTCCCGGACAATTGGTGTCCGACATACTACAGCGTAATTGAATGTACTGCACATCAAAGTATGAACTCTTGCCTTGGCAAATCGTTACAATGGATGTACACACAAATTGAGACGAAAGTTCAATTGGTTTTCTCCTATCTTCTCCAGGctattatataattatatattccATATATGAACTGAATTCGAGGTTTGTTGAATCCCAAGATAAACGCCTCCCCAAATCTATATCATCCCACATGCTAACATGAAAAAGGACTCCTAGCCCTTCTGGGTATCGTTGAGTATGTTGTTGAGAACACTGCGTAGACAATTATTGATGTCCAGATCTCCAATTCTACgtagaataaaaaaaggtTCCACGAACGTATGCCTTCATTGCGGACCCGGCTTGGTCTCGATCACATCTAGGAAACCGCCAACAAGATGTAAGCTGCCCGTGACAAAGCTCATGATGGGTGTTTCATCGTTATCTGAAcattctctctccttcgcTGCCAGGTCTCGGGTGAAGTCAACAGCTTCTTCGATGGTACCATACACCTTGACCTCAGCACGTGGATCAATTGAACGCCATTTCTCCGCAAGGCTGTTCTGGACCTGTAACTTTTCCACCTCAGATGCGCTCGTATTCATGCTTACGAGGTCGGGTCGATAACCTGCCGCTTTGTACGTTACATTGGTACAGAAAATCGCGTGAGTGAAAGGCTGCTCGGACCCAAGAGCTGCAGCCAAGGTATCGTAGAGGGCTTGGGCGAGGGCATTGCTATCACGAGTTTGCtgattgaagatcaagacGCGCAGCTTTCTGTTTGCTACCGCACCGGATGAGGAATTCGCATGTATCTGGGAGGTGAACCATTGACCGGCCAGCTTGATACTCTCTAGAGTATGACCACCGTCAATGAACCAGGTGACATTCTTTTCATGTCGGGTTTCACAACGCCCGCCTAACCGAGCCAATTCCAACCCCTTACGGAATTTAGCAGGCAAAGGCTTCTTCATAAAATCATCTGGAATGTCTTCGAGCCCGACTTTCTTAAGAAATTCTGCAGCCGTTGCGATCGCCAGAGCTGCATTTGTGCGTTGGAAATCGCCGGCCAACCCAAGTTTCACACTGCTACCACTGGCTAGATCAGGATGACCTGCAATGATTTCCAATTGAGTTTTCTTATCCGCTGCACGGTCGTATAGAACCCTTTCGGCACTGGCAGCTTGAGGAGCACTGAAGCCTTTGACCCCAGGCTTTATAATACCACCCTTATGCCAggcaatttcttcaatcGTTGTTCCCAGCATAGCAGTATGGTCAATACCTAAGCTTGTGATCGCCGTCGCGGCAGGCCGCTCGAGGACATTCGTGCAGTCATACTCTCCACCGATGCCACACTCTATCACCGCAGCATCCACACCTTCACTCAGATAAGTATGAAATGCCATAAGAGTCAGGTATCGAAAATACTGCGGCTTTGTTCGTAGTTCTTCCGGGTTCTCGCCGGCCACACGAGCCGCTTCATCAAGCCGGTCCCAGACCTCGAAGAAGTACCGAGCAAACTTTTCTTCGGAGAGCGGCGCACCATTGATCTGAATACGCTCTCGGGCAAATCGTAAGTGAGGAGATGTATAGAGGCCGACTTTTTTGAGACGTGGCGCAGAATCATTTGATTCTGAGGGCACCGGGGAAGTGTATTGAGATAggatggaagagatgaaagcGGAGGTCGATCCCTTGCCCTTGGTACCAGCAACGTGCACAGGATTCAGACGGTTCAGATCGGAGGGCtatagagaaaagaagaaaggttGAACTGCAGTCAGCAATCAACTGTATAGCCCTGAATTAACCACTACTATAGTGGAAGCGCAACATTCACATTATCCGCGGGAAAGGTTGCGAACCTGGTATCCAATGCGTCGGAGCCACTCTATAGTTTCGGGGAGAGACCGTAAATTCATTTGTCGCCGGTCTCCTGACTCTCTCAGTTGTTGAACAACTGCGAAGTTGGTCTGCAGCGAATTCAATGCTGTAATTGCAGCCTATATTCATGCCGTTAGAGTGTCTGGAGATCAGTAGCTTAGAAGTCTCGGCATACCTCATAGTTGCGGGACATTCTGGCCGGATGGGATGAGAACCGACGAATGGAATTATAGGTATAGAGCGTGTGTATGCGAAAACCCCTCATGAAGATGGTGACAATGCTATCAGCTAAGTCACGAGGGGTTCCTCGTCGCATTTCCGAAGTTCAACCCGAATTACCATATATGCTTACGTGAGCGACGGAGTCATCAACTACTTAAGGAGTATAGTATCTATGAGTGCCTAAGGTGGTACTGGTAACTTCCTAACTCTTAAATATCAAAGGATTATATGTATTCGTATGGTTTCAATAATATGACAATTtctatcatcatcacttCCTCCGATGTAAGGTTTTAAAGGTACATGCAACGCGCAGTCTTGCAAGGTTAAAcgagcaagaggaagaaggcaaagaaagcagcagcagagagAACATGTGAAACAAGATgataagaataaaaataaatctatACAGCCAAAGAGAAACCATGCTATTAATGCCGGAAGGGTTACTTGCAAATGTGTGAATTCcataagaaagaaagcaaggagagaCTAGAAGATAGTGCATATAGAGGTGGTCCTTTTTACAACCCCCAACATCGAAGTAGGTAAAGGACGAAACTGTGTACCGGACACGTACTATTTAGTATGTAAAAGAACTCAGCAATGACAGTAGCCTGAGTAAGAGACTATTCAATCCTAGtcttcccttcttccagAAAGCCGAGTCGAGCATTGCTATAGCCCCTCTGGTGCTTtctggaaggaagaaattgCCCCACGATAGGATCCGATCGGGCCTTGATCATCGCATCTTGATACCCTTCGGATCCAGCAGCTGGTGTATTCAATTTGGGCCAGTTCACCTGCAATCTGTTAGCGTGGTGTATATACATAACCAATTATCAATAAACTTACGTAAAGCATCCCATGCCCAAGTATGAAGCGTGCACACCAGGCAGAGACCACCAGCCAGAATATGACGAACAGACGCAACGGCCACACGGCAGCATCAGGCAAACGCCTCGTAAATATGGAAATTAGAACCATAAAGACACCAGCAGCAAGGATATAGGGGATGGACTGAATAATGAGGGGTCGGCGGTCTAGGAAAAGTTGAAGGTTGCCAAGTGTGGAATTTGGAGGAAGGTAGGTGCCCAAGAAGACATCGAAGCCATCTTGCCTGGGGCCATCCAAGAGGTTATTTTTCACGTATCGCGTGATGGAATTGTTCAAGTCTTGCAGCATGCCAGCGCGAGTACGCTGGCCAGTACGGGTGAAATCGGTTTTCAGTGCCCCGGTGCCCGAATACGATTTAGAGACAACGTCTGCATTATCGGCCCAGATGTTACGGAACAGGTCCTCAAAGTCCCGGTCATCATttgcagcttctccttgacgtAGGATCCCTGCGTCAGTGAGCTGGCGGGTTACAGCCCAACGCCCAAGCATACTCTGCACTACGTTCGTTCGATCCAAGCAGTCCATGCAGTTGGTACGAACAACGCTGGTTTGTGAAGATCGTATATCCAGTTGTCCACTAGGCACACCAGGATCCTCTACACCACGGAAATAACCGCCTCGCGTAAGACCATCAATTAAACGGTCCATCAGCAGTTCCGCGCGGTGCCATTGCAGCCCCTTTGTTTCGTTGTGGAAATCGAAGTAGATGTAGTGGAGACGGTCCAATTCCTTCTGCCTTTGACCTGGCTCCAGGGCATGTATCTTCTCGGAGGATACCGCGTCGACCTCTGTATTCTCGGTCGATGGAGAGACCAAAATGCGTACGAGCTGTTCATATGCATCCTTGACTCGCTCCTCCCTCCCTTTCTGGTTTACAAGGTTGACCAGGTAGTTTTCTCCATACAACCGGATCTGCTCAGCAAAATGCTTTCGTGCGGCATCGACGGCTGTTTCCACCCCACGAACCTGGAGTTTGGGGGTATACTTGAGGTTGTTGACTTCGGCCCAAAATACGGGAACACTCCCGCGAGTCTGCACGTAAGCCATGACCTGAAGGTCCCGACCCGAATCTgcggttttttctttcatggACTGGCCTCCAGAAAACCCCGATAGCCCACCAGTCGCATCATTCAAGATCACAATCTGCTCGGTTTCGTTGTAATTTGAAACGTGTCCTTGCTCATCTATACCACGTGAAAAGTATCTTGTCCCAGCGCGGTGTCTAGATCTCCTCGTAATGAGAGCAAACGTAAAAGAAGTCGACTTAACCTTTGCCGGAGTGATGCGTAACATTCCATACATTACGGGGAGAATATAAGGATCAACTCCGGGCTGGGGTCCATATCGTACGCTCGTTGTATCATGCCCTCCGAGGCTAAAGTCTATGAGATCGGATTGAATGAAGCGATTCCAAAAGAACCGGTCATCGGCTCGTTTCCACATCGGAAGGCTAGCATCGCTTTGCGACTGACGCTGGAAACTGTTGGTGAGGTCCAAGGCATAAGAAAAATACATTGGCCCCGTGCGGAGAAGCTCTTTTAGCAGCGCCAAATACGTGTCCTCATCGTGGTCATGTAGCGGGCGCTCACGAAGGGGTAAGAACTCAGTTCCTGCAACTTTGTAAACCATATGTCCGCGTAGTCGACCCATAGGCAGCGCTTTGGTGATTACGATGATATATTTGTCTGCAAGAGTCATCATTAGAGCCAGGCTATTAGCTGAAGTTTGCAACAGACATACCCAGCTTCAACTTTATCATGCCCAGTATACCGGCGATACTGGAAATGCGCTTAGCACCAGGAAGGGTGCCATCATGCAATCGTAAGTCGCCTGTTGGGCGGTCAACGATAAGCGTGGGAGCATTTGGTGAAGAGGGCGAGGTGAAAGCGTAATGAGAGGAGGAGGCGTGGAGGTTGATATCGCGGAACGGAAGGAGAGTAGTAGCCATTGTTGGCGACAGCTCACTATCTAGACAGGGggtaaagaaagaagatagataaCAATACAGACGAAGTAGATAGGAAGGAATATGAAAACCAAACTAAAGAACGTGGGGTGGGTGGATATTAAGAAAAATCACCGCATGGTcggaaagaaagaaggttcAGGCGGAGAGATTGATTGTCAGGAGCAGGAATGACGATCTCTCAGGAAGCCTAGGGTGTTGTGTATTGTAACTCTGAACGCAGCATGTGGTGATAATAATACCTGCCAATTGCCGCCGCCATAGGTCAAGCCAAGCCGCCACACCGCCCCGCAGAACGGCCACTCGGCTTGGGCCAGGTGTGGCTGAATCCCTTCGTCATCTACCCTTACCGGCAGGCCGCCATCAAACCTCCCAGCATCCGATCCCGTCTTCAGTCCAACCTCCCGTCGAAAGGAATCTTCAACGTTTAGCGCTTTTTATTCTCACGGTCCATCTGTGTGCGATTTTTATCTCCCGACGCTCTACCTATTTACAAAGTTGCTCTTCCGACTATAGAAATCATGGCCTCCAGAGCCGCAGCAGGCGCCCGTCCTGGTGCCAGATTCGCTCAGTTCAAACTTGTCTTGCTTGGTTAGCTATTTCTTTTCAAATGTCCCCAACTACGTTATCTGTTGTAGAGTAACTGACATATCGTTTCTCCCCTTCTAGGAGAATCCGCTGTTGGAAAGGTTAGCCTATCTTTACTGGTTATTTTGACGGTCGCTGACGTCTTTCATTACAGAGTTCGCTAGTATTGAGATTTGTCAAGGTAGGCTTAGAGTTTATGAATCCATTTCGATACCCAAGATATCCGGTCTTAGTTGGGGTTTTGTGATGTCGCTTACTCGCCATAGGATCAATTCGATGACTACCGGGAGTCGACGATTGGCGCTGCCTTTTTAACACAAACCATTTCTTTGGACGAAAGCACGACGGTCAAGTTCGAAATATGGGATACCGCCGGTCAGGAGAGATACAAGTCGCTAGCCCCGATGTACTACAGAAACGCCAACTGCGCAGTAGTTGTTTACGATATCACACAAGCTGTACGAACCCGGCCCATGACTCTCGGTTTTTGTTCCTTGAAACAATGAAATACTAACATTGTAATCGTCGTATAGTCGTCGCTGGATAAGGCCAAGTCGTGGGTGAAAGAGTTACAACGCCAAGCGAACGAGAACATTGTCATCGCCCTTGCGGGTAATAAGCTCGACCTTGTCACAGAAAACCCAGACAAGAGGGCTATCCCAACCGCAGATGCCGAGGCCTATGCACGTGAGGCTGgtttgcttttctttgagaCATCGGCGAAGACCTCCTCGAACGTGCGGGAATTGTTTACCGCAATTGCGAAGAAACTTCCTCTCGACCAAGCCGGACCTCGAAACTTGCGCACAAACCCCCGTCCGGGTGTGGACTTGCGCCCAGAGGCCCCTGGCACTCAGGGCGCCAACTCCTGCCAATGCTAAATTTAAACGCAAGCTATCACCTTTGTCTCGCTGTATCTCTCATGTTCACATTCTTTCCCCCCGTCCTTTCAATTATTTTTAGATACGGAAGGTGCACGTCTTGAAGGTTAGCTATGAGTCGCTACGCCGGGTGACTCTATGGGCCACCACCAATAACTTAAACCAGAATGCCTAATTTTTACCGGTGTCGTGATGATCATGGGCATGACCCACTGGAATTTTGTGAGATTTCAGTCGTCGTTGTGAGACCTAACTCGATTGCTTCACTGATCTCAGTCACCATTTCCCgttcatttcattttcttttccggccATGATATTCGATTGTAGCTACTAAGTGAGAAGGGAGTCGGATATCATGCAAGGGTCTAGTTGGATCTGGCTTTCTAGACATTATGCAGCAGGGCTGTGCCTGCGCTTCgtgcttttcctttgcataACAGTTGCCCTTTTTTTCAGCTTTATTGTTCTCGGCGTCTGtatccatgtcttcctgTTGGGCTGAATTCATGTTACATCTCTTCCCCTTATTTTCGGTCGTCGTGGGATCGTCCGAATGCTATTCCTACATAATAACTTTCTCTTGAAATTCTTGACAGGAAGTCCATAACcatatattatctttttGCTTCACATCAATCGTCACGTAGCTTGAAGTACGAAGTAGGTCGTTGGTGTCTTAGTATAATTGGAGAATATTCTGCCCCAGGCAACTTCTATAGGCGGTGCGATTGTTCCCGAGGTCACCAGCCACAGGCTCTGCGGCGGTGCACGATCGGAGCGGTTCGTAAAAGCATCATCCCAATTCCGGTCCGCGTTTTCACTCTCGCCAACATCCCCCCTTCAACAAAACCCGCCTTCAGCGTTTACTTCACAGTAGTGCGGCTCGTCATGCTGCGCTCTTCTGTTGCACCGGGTCGGCAGTTGCTGTTGTCTTCCGTTCGCCAACGGACGGCTTCGCAATGGCTGTCTAGAGCTGGGGCAAGCAGCCGGCTCTCTGGTCAGGTATGACGATACCATGTGcatttttgtctttcagGACACCAACTGACTTACATTATTCCCCATCCAGAGATTCTTTGCCGATGCCAAACCTCCTACCAGTGCCCCTACCCCTGTCTCCCCATCATCCGAAACACCCATCCCCCCGGAGACTATTCCTAAGCCATCGCCTAGTGAGCAAGGTTCGATTCCTATCGTCAATTGAATACATCGACTCCTCCGATGCTAAAGTATGCGCAGATTCTCAgactcctccaccacccccacccGCCCCGGCTCGTAAAACGGGACGTTTCCGAAGATTCCTTCTCTACCTGATTCTCACATCTGGTTTCGCCTACGGTGGAggtgtcttccttgccttgAAGTCTGACAACTTCCATGACTTCTTCACCGAATACATTCCGTACGGTGAAGAGGCCGTTCTTTACTTCGAGGAACGGGACTTCTATCGTCGTTTCCCGAACACCCTGAAGGGCCAGGCCCGCATCTCTGGACACAAGGATGAGAGCAAGAAGGTTACAATCCCAAGAGAGAGTGGCCTGACTTCGAAGGCTGCAGAGGAGCAGGGTTCTGGAAGCGATCTTTCCCAAAAAGGGCCCCATATGAGTGCTGTCAAGGGTGACGAAGCCCAAATCAAGACCGAGAGTGCTAAGCCTGAACATAAGACTGCCGCCGtggagaaggcgaagagtGACAAAGCCGCTAAGGATCAGGCACCCAAGACCAGTGATA
The sequence above is a segment of the Aspergillus oryzae RIB40 DNA, chromosome 3 genome. Coding sequences within it:
- a CDS encoding glycylpeptide N-tetradecanoyltransferase swoF (N-myristoyl transferase); amino-acid sequence: MSDPKDTKGKAPQAEDTQAGSSEQKLKDATITPKMAEKLLENNPALKNELAGMDKKDAAEALRKMTISELLTGLSVGGKNQKDMASYRFWQTQPVPRFDETSNASGGPIKIIDPEKVSKEPDQLIEGFEWTTLDLTNETELQELWDLLTYHYVEDDNAMFRFRYSQSFLHWALMSPGWRKEWHVGVRATKSKKLVASICGVPTEIRVRDQKLKVTEINFLCIHKKLRSKRLTPVLIKEITRRCYLNGIYQAIYTAGVVLPTPVSSCRYYHRPLDWLKLYEVGFSPLPHGSTKARQITKNHLPSTTSTPGLRPMEIKDIDAVHDLLERYLKRFDMNQAFTKEEIEHWLVHKDGAGKEQVVWSYVVEDPETHKITDFFSFYNLPSTVIQHPKHKEVRAAYLYYYATETAFTEDLKALKERLLLLMNDALIQAKKAHFDVFNALTLHDNPLFLEQLKFGAGDGQLHFYLYNYRTAPIPGGVNEKNLPDEKKMGGVGVVML
- a CDS encoding tetrahydrofolate synthase (folylpolyglutamate synthase), whose product is MRRGTPRDLADSIVTIFMRGFRIHTLYTYNSIRRFSSHPARMSRNYEAAITALNSLQTNFAVVQQLRESGDRRQMNLRSLPETIEWLRRIGYQPSDLNRLNPVHVAGTKGKGSTSAFISSILSQYTSPVPSESNDSAPRLKKVGLYTSPHLRFARERIQINGAPLSEEKFARYFFEVWDRLDEAARVAGENPEELRTKPQYFRYLTLMAFHTYLSEGVDAAVIECGIGGEYDCTNVLERPAATAITSLGIDHTAMLGTTIEEIAWHKGGIIKPGVKGFSAPQAASAERVLYDRAADKKTQLEIIAGHPDLASGSSVKLGLAGDFQRTNAALAIATAAEFLKKVGLEDIPDDFMKKPLPAKFRKGLELARLGGRCETRHEKNVTWFIDGGHTLESIKLAGQWFTSQIHANSSSGAVANRKLRVLIFNQQTRDSNALAQALYDTLAAALGSEQPFTHAIFCTNVTYKAAGYRPDLVSMNTSASEVEKLQVQNSLAEKWRSIDPRAEVKVYGTIEEAVDFTRDLAAKERECSDNDETPIMSFVTGSLHLVGGFLDVIETKPGPQ
- a CDS encoding putative phosphoinositide phosphatase (Sac1) (putative phosphoinositide phosphatase), with the translated sequence MATTLLPFRDINLHASSSHYAFTSPSSPNAPTLIVDRPTGDLRLHDGTLPGAKRISSIAGILGMIKLKLDKYIIVITKALPMGRLRGHMVYKVAGTEFLPLRERPLHDHDEDTYLALLKELLRTGPMYFSYALDLTNSFQRQSQSDASLPMWKRADDRFFWNRFIQSDLIDFSLGGHDTTSVRYGPQPGVDPYILPVMYGMLRITPAKVKSTSFTFALITRRSRHRAGTRYFSRGIDEQGHVSNYNETEQIVILNDATGGLSGFSGGQSMKEKTADSGRDLQVMAYVQTRGSVPVFWAEVNNLKYTPKLQVRGVETAVDAARKHFAEQIRLYGENYLVNLVNQKGREERVKDAYEQLVRILVSPSTENTEVDAVSSEKIHALEPGQRQKELDRLHYIYFDFHNETKGLQWHRAELLMDRLIDGLTRGGYFRGVEDPGVPSGQLDIRSSQTSVVRTNCMDCLDRTNVVQSMLGRWAVTRQLTDAGILRQGEAANDDRDFEDLFRNIWADNADVVSKSYSGTGALKTDFTRTGQRTRAGMLQDLNNSITRYVKNNLLDGPRQDGFDVFLGTYLPPNSTLGNLQLFLDRRPLIIQSIPYILAAGVFMVLISIFTRRLPDAAVWPLRLFVIFWLVVSAWCARFILGHGMLYVNWPKLNTPAAGSEGYQDAMIKARSDPIVGQFLPSRKHQRGYSNARLGFLEEGKTRIE
- a CDS encoding Rab family GTPase (GTPase Rab5/YPT51 and related small G protein superfamily GTPases), which encodes MASRAAAGARPGARFAQFKLVLLGESAVGKVSLSLLVILTVADVFHYRDQFDDYRESTIGAAFLTQTISLDESTTVKFEIWDTAGQERYKSLAPMYYRNANCAVVVYDITQASSLDKAKSWVKELQRQANENIVIALAGNKLDLVTENPDKRAIPTADAEAYAREAGLLFFETSAKTSSNVRELFTAIAKKLPLDQAGPRNLRTNPRPGVDLRPEAPGTQGANSCQC